CAACGGTTCATCGTCGCCGCGGCCAGCCTGTCCAGGCGACCGCCTTTcggcgcagcagcagtatcATCAGCAGCTCTCAACGCAGCAGCGTCATCGGCAGCGGGGCGGCCCGGcaacctggacatcgtctccGCGGCAGTTCTTCACCACCTGGACGTCGTCACCGGAGCCTCCAGGTCTGCCCCGCTCTCCTCATCGCATCATCGAGCGCCCCAGGTATTTCGCGGGAATTTCTCGAGTGCGCGtcgaacataaaaaaaagcgcgcgtcAATTAGTAAAAAGCGTGCGGCGGTTCGTAGGAAAGCGCGCCAACGGAATTCGTTTCCGAGAATTCGGCGGCCATCTTGCCATGACGCAATTGTTTCGTTCTCtcagcgcgcgcgtttttctgGCTCAGTAGTGCCAACCTTAGCTTCGCGCATCGATTTACAACTAGCTAGCGCGTTTCGGTGATTCATTGATGCCAACCTTGATTCGGTATAACCAGCCAGCACGTTTTCGTGGTTCAGTGATGCCAACCTTCGCTTCGCGCAGTAGTTCGCGAGCAACTAGTGTTCTTATGGCTCATTGATGCCAACTTCAGCTTCGCACGATAGTTCGCGACTAGCTAGCGCGcttattcaaattttcttttcttttctttcataCACGTACTCTGCACGAGGTatgcgtaattttttattgtttgtaTACAGTGCCTGCGTGCACACTTGCGCTAGTCACACTGTAAACCTCGTAGCAGAAATCTAGTTAGTAGCGTTTAGTTTTATGTCCCTGCGTATGCGTGCGGCTCAAGATCCGTATATAATTAGTAGCGTTTATATTGTGAGGTGCCTGCGTGCACCCAATAGGCAATTTTGTCAATCTTGAGCAGCTTTTCCCAGCGTTCATGAGCGCCAGCGGGCACTCTGCGAGCAACAGCCAGTCTCCTAGTAAGACCCGATCAGGCACAATTTTCGGCTCCAACATGCCTTTAGTACACAGTGATTCTGAGAATGAACCCCTGGGCACGGGGTCTGGCAAGGACAATCCTTCCTTGGGCCAACCAATCTCTGATGCTCAGGCTTATTTAGAAGCTACGCTAAGCAGTCTTCAGCTCGAGCTTCCCAATTTGATTAAGGGAGCAGTTGCTCCATTGCAGACTCAGATCGACCAGCTGTAGGATAGGCTTCGTTTACAAACTTCTCTCGCTTCCGGTGTAGAAAATGACAGAGCCTCTGCTCTCAGCACTTCAAACCAAGCGTTTTCTCTCAATCCGACTGCTCCTTCTTTTTCGGCATCAGCTAGAGTTCCTGTTTCCAGTGCATCATTGACTCTCGATAATTTTAAGAGTAATCCGATTCACACGGATACTCAAACCACTATGAACCAACCTGCAACCAATGCTCCTGGCAGCTTGGTCCCTGCAGATTTGATTCCAACACACACGGACGCTTCTCGTCCTCACTCAGACGCCTTTCTGGCTCAGAAAATCAATCCAGGTCCTTTCTGGACTCACAATCCAGAAGGCTGGTTCGTTGGTCTCGAAATCAACTTCGAGGTTCTCAACATCACTGATGACAAGCTTAAATTCGCCACTCTCTGGCGCAGCTTGAGCAGAGATGTTGCCCTTAGAATAGACAGCACCATTCGTAACCTTCCCCTTGAAGGCAGGTACGAGGTAGTCAAACAAGCTCTGCTAAAGGAGTTTTCCGATACTATTGAACAGCGTCTTGACAAACTTTTCGAGAGAAGCGCTCTAGGTAGCAAGAAGCCCTCTGATCTTCTTAAAGAGATGTACATTCACGCCGGTCCTAACATCGATAAGGACGGTGTGCGTAGCTATTGGAGGAAACTTCTCCCCAAGGACGTGCAGTTTGCGATTGCGTCGTTAACGGATCTTCCTGACGACAAGTTATTCGAGCTTGCGGACAGGATTCATCACATTCATAACTCCGTCCCAGATCAACGTCTCAATGCGGTAGAGACGGATAGATCTATTTCTTCAGTCGACCTTCAGGATCTCAACAAGCGTCTAGCTAGCTTAGAGAAATCTCTACGCGAATCTCGCAACTCTTCTCGCTCTAATAATAACTCCAACAGATCTAGGAGCAAGAGCCGTAACACTAAGTCCCGCAAGAGTGCTTCAGGGTTGTGTTTTGCGCACTCTAAATATCCAGACAATCCTACCTCCTGCAGGAATTGGTGTAGTAAGAACGCAGAATGGAAAGCAAAAAACCAGTAAGACCTGCGGACTTGGAGGCCGTCTGTCAAGGTCATTCCTCTAAGCGTCTCCACATCCAAGACCTTATTTCAGGTCAATTCTTTCTAATCGATACAGGAGCAGACATCTCTCTGCTTCCtgctgtaaataatattagttGTACGCCTTCCGGGCGAATTTTTCATACCCGAAGATCAGACACCGGATCCCAATTTCTTCTTAGAAGAATATCGGGAATACATGCATCTAATCCGACCTATACCTGTCGCTCATAATTATAAGAAGCGCGCGTTTTATTTTAAGGACCTTTACAAATGTACCCATGTGTTCATGCGTAACATGGCTAAAAAATCATTAGAAAGGCCTTATTCAGGACCATTCAAGATTGTTAAGCGAGTTTCCGATCGCGTCTTCGACATAGATGTAAACGGTACCACGAAAAGCGTTACGGTTGAGTTGTTAAAACCAGCTTATTATATTCCAGATGATCTCGACGAACTAGTCCCGTCAGATAGTACTAATGGCAATCAGCCACTATCTAATCCTAGTGATAAGCCTAGTTGCAATCCTTCTAACACTAGTCGTCCAGCTTTAAAAACTTATGCGcgcaaaaaaatttcttttgcTTCTTAGTTTGCGTCAGTTCTCTTTAGTTTTCAAGAAATACATTTCGTTGTTGTTCTCCGTTTAAGGCTGCCTCCCagccaataaaaaaaaaaaaaaaaaaaaaaatgttaaaacttattatttaaataaagaatcATTTGCGTTAACACTCGGGGGGGAGTGTGTAGGGATTCTCCCCTCTTCCGCCGAGTGGGGGTAAGCCGCCATGTTGGCGAGGAGAATTCGCCGCCTGCGCGCGGCCAGAAAGTCGTTGGCTCTCGAGTCGAACGGATGTACGTTCCACACTTGTTCTAATAAACATTCTTCTTGCAGAAGTCCTGGCTACGTCATTATCCTCTCCAATTATCTCCTAGAGGAAGTGGGCCTCTACCCAGGTCCAGCCGGACTAGGCATATCCCACACTTAGAGGGAAaaagagacgccgtgcagcgAGGAGAGAAGCCGTGCGTGTTTGCAGGTTATGTGTCAGCGACAGATGTTGAAGCAGGAAAAAAGCGTTGTAGGAAGTTGCAGCCTCCAGTGAATATTATATCACGTTGAAGGTTGCAGAATAGCGCATGCAACAAACTACAAAAGAATAGGCCCGAAGACCGCGTGCGGCAGTAAGAGTGCAGAGAAAAATAAGCAAAGCAGAGCAGGACTTTGTGTACTCACGTGAAgtaggcagagagagagagagagagagagagagagagagagagagagagagagagagagagagagagagtaagcaACGAGAGAAACGATCGAGAAAAGACCATGTTCTCAGGGCCGATTTTGGGAACCGGCGCCGATTTGTGTTGTCGGGCGCTTGTGAAAGGGGAGGTGGACGAGCGTGCGCGTGGCGCATGTCGACGGGAATTTTTCTCATTCTGAGCGTAGACATTCTTATTTCTAGTGGCGCTACGACCTAGACACTGATATAAATCGGTTCTTTGGTTATCCATCAGctttaagcttaagcttagaTATATTCTTGCGAAAAAGAGTGCCTCTTAATCTTTCTGGATACTTAGCATTACACGACAAGCTATGTTTTCTCAAAACGTCGCATGTTATTAGGTATCTGTTCAGATTAATGTCGGATCCTATTGTTCCAAATAAATATGGATTATCTGGGTGCACTTTTGATTAATTCTTTCTTAAATCAGTATACAACTCAAGATCTTTTTCTAATGTCGTAATTATCACTGGTACAGTTTTGTACAGTTTACCTCTTATTAGCATTCTGTGAAAGcctttaaaaattctttttgaCTAGCTGATAATTTTGTGTAGCTGCTGCAATTCTCACCAAGACTTTGTAAATTGTTCCAGTCATTAAGTGCAATTCGTTGCATTTCACCTGCTTTACGAGCATTAAAAGCTCTTCTAATTTGTCGTAGAGCTCATGACTATATTTTCCCCTATTTAACATTTGC
This genomic interval from Nasonia vitripennis strain AsymCx chromosome 1 unlocalized genomic scaffold, Nvit_psr_1.1 chr1_random0009, whole genome shotgun sequence contains the following:
- the LOC107981416 gene encoding uncharacterized protein LOC107981416, giving the protein MNQPATNAPGSLVPADLIPTHTDASRPHSDAFLAQKINPGPFWTHNPEGWFVGLEINFEVLNITDDKLKFATLWRSLSRDVALRIDSTIRNLPLEGRYEVVKQALLKEFSDTIEQRLDKLFERSALGSKKPSDLLKEMYIHAGPNIDKDGVRSYWRKLLPKDVQFAIASLTDLPDDKLFELADRIHHIHNSVPDQRLNAVETDRSISSVDLQDLNKRLASLEKSLRESRNSSRSNNNSNRSRSKSRNTKSRKSASGLCFAHSKYPDNPTSCRNWCSKNAEWKAKNQ